The Argiope bruennichi chromosome X2, qqArgBrue1.1, whole genome shotgun sequence sequence gaaaaccgtgctatgaaagtcacacaagccgataaaaaaaagggccaattttacccattgtcattttttttatataattgttgaattttacattatattttcttctatatactttcatatactgtaaaaataaatatgatttaataagtaaaaagtaatatgttttttcaagaatattttttattgtaacatgcaatttgagaaaaaaatgtatgttccaacgtaattgcttttttcaatgataatatattttgaaaaatttctaaaacatatctatatatcaagaaaaatatctgcaaaatatattgaaagtttttcatactaatacattcattagaaaatttaatttgagtttaaatgaaatgcggtttcgtagaccgcacctccccagttaagtcctaaaatttcacctccccagttaaggttAATGTAAAATGAAGTGCACATTCCTagatttaaaacactaaattcatAGTTTCAGCACTCCTTcagaaagttattaaatttcaattaattttcacatcataaaataattgtagtgaaagtttttaatcatattaccTATACAGATGATGATGAAATTGGTGACTTTCGCTTAATACCAAATAATTATACagctaaatatttcatataatttattcagtgtcgtaataattatttttatagtgtctccaataaaatcagtaaattaccattttaagggggaaatgaaaagaaaaaaaaaatgttatacaaagCCACTTCTAGGATTGAGACAAGAACAAAAGCGCAAAAAAGAAATCTGCTTACTACGAAGGGGAGAGATAACTCATTAACGGAACTTGGTAACACGGTCGAAATCAAAGAGGTCATTTTTCAACAAGTGCAGTTAAACGAAGCAGAAAACCTTTTTTGAGTTTTTCACATTCAGACCCcacatttagagaaatttttcagAGTTTGATTCCCCAAACCTAAAGGTTAACGACGTTACACGAAACTCAGGTAACACACACAAAGGTTAAGTACATACAAAGCAGCACTTGCAGTGATCAACAGCACAAAAACAGCTAATCGCAATTAAACAGCTACAAAGCCCCCAGAGAAAACTCGCTGAAGAGATTTTGCTGAATTACTTGCTTTAGTTCAACTCAACTGACTCCTCTCTCGACTCGACTGCTAATAACTGACCTGATGCTGACTGATTTACATCTTTGTCTCTCGGCTTTTTATAGTTTTAGAGATAGAGCAAAGAAACTTCTTGAAAAATAACGTAATTTTGCTCCCAATCGATACATCGCCAACGTTTCAGCCATTTCGTTAACCCGTTTATGTCTCTAATTTCGTCGCCAGATGGTCGTCAAGCTCGGGAATCATTGACAAGGCATCCATGCAACATCTGTTAGAGATATCTATAAAACTCTCTTCCTTTCCAAGAAAGTGACTGAGCAGGGACGCAATATTGCAATTTCGTAACATATTCGCAatgtaaatatgaattattaagaaACTTCTTATTTTCTGAGATTTATCTTTTTGTGTCTTAATTTCATTTACGAACAGTAAAGTTTTCGtttcaagttaattatttttaaaacgtttgtTATTCATTGTAGCTCTTGATAGTTTGCCTAAACAGAATAATTTTGAGGAAGTTAATAATTTGAGTActaaataacagaataatttgaGATAAGAGATGATGTTTTATTCCTATTTCATTGTATTACGAGATGACCTTaacatttatactattttttcaaaattgaaaatcaaatacaatttttcagtTCTACTACATACCCATCTCACTATATTATCAAACATATACTGTGCAACATCATTAAACGTAAAAATCATAACAACGTTTTCATTGTATTATATAGTAAGATATACAGCCATCTgacaacaacaattttttttttcacttttgaaaagaattttttattttgatttcgaaaaattgtttcagtttccttaaaaaatgtaaatttttgtttcgttttcagtATATTTCAACATGTCTtcaatattataatgttttagcAGTATTGAAAATCaaacacaatattttataatatcacttatttatttcactatatcATCAAATTCATATTATACAACGtcaataaatgtagaattttttatgtcatttttactatattgtatattatgatattatattcacaattttaaataataattgccttagtgaattattaaaataatactttaagtCAAGCAATATCCTGAgttaaaatcaagatttttatttaaaaatttactaatataatatttttgaaaatttagaatgcTGGAAATATTATTACGTCGGatagaatatttttgatatggtattttgtatttcttgttaTTCATAATATTGCATAGTGtcatgcaattattttatatttctatgctATTGGGGTTATTATgatcttccatttttttcaacTCTAAGCACAAAGAATTTCCGGTAGTAAAATAAAGGATCTTTCCCTATGGAacacgaataaaataattttccaatctGTAAACATAATAAAATCCAAGAAGAAATTAAGCACGAGAATGCTCATTTGCTTTtcggaatttataaaaaataccttttgaaaagtttcactttatataatttaaataattgagaaaCTAATCGCGTAAGGAGCAAATCATGATAACTTAACTACTAAAAGAAACCctcttaattaatatattaccACGAAATTCATAAGCGAGTCCAACAAGATGGATAGAGGAATACAAAACTTTATCACGTGAAAATAACTCGTAGCACGTCACAAAAATACAGTCAAGATGCATACAAAGAACAGCAATTGCAGAAAGTAACAACACAAGggaacataaaattataattaaataatagcaatAGCGTTCAGCTTCCACAGCTTACCGCTCACTGTGAAATCAATTCCAGAGAGAGATTCATTTTTCTCGATCATCTTATACAGTTTCCGGACAGGCTATAATTTGACATGGAATTCTTCAGATGAGTCTCCAATTTTCGATTCTTAATAGAAATAGGgacataattcttgcattttccagaattttcatatttatcgaCAAATGGTCGTCAATCATTAAATCATCCGCtaatatctattataaatatttgcaaatctcTCTTCCCAGTCATATGGCTAATAAAGCTGGGAAAGGGAATTACAGATTCATAAAACTGTTCCCCTCTTCAGAGACAATATGTctcagcaatatattttatatataaatacggTCAATAACTTAGTAACCAATTAATGTGAATTATTTCTGGCTTGGCGTAAAATAGTATAAGGCATATGCCTGTTTTTGAAGCTTCGGTCTCAGACCTCTCCGTAGCATTGGGTTATCCTTTCAGATTTGATCACTCTTCTTTAAATGGTAGCGTGTTGTTTAGACATTGTAAAAAGTCTTTATTTGATCACTGGACTTATAAATTTACTCTCTAAGAAACATATGTATGTTTTCCAAACATCCTCTAATTTACTCATGTATTTATTCGGCAATGAAGGTGTATCATTCGGTCCTCCAAAGCATTATTGCAAGGTACACGCGGGGTTTGAACAAAAAAACATCTCTGATGAATCCGTCCAGTTCGTGGACTTCGCTGTTATAGAAGAAAAAGGGGCAAATATGTATCAATATCAGTctttgaaacaaataaagaaggattatataaaattgcttaattaaaCCTCTTGATCATGCAATCAATCAGACTCAGACCAATTAAACCTCTCGACCATGTAACCAATCAGACTTAGATCATTTAAACCTCTCGACCAATCAGACTCAGGATTAATACTTTCGTTTGAGTCtgacaaaatttccaaaaatttttgagCTCAGGAAAGAGCGTGGAATTGGAATTTGTGAATTTATTCGATAGTAATACCATAGGTATGTTTTAACACGAAATCGAGGTTTGGTCGAGTTCCTCAGCAGCAGTTGAGGCGTTCTGATTGGGAATAAGAACTGCCTCAAGTCACTAGGTAAAATAATCCATCAATACTAGAACATATTGATTGTCCCTTGAAGTTACAGGAAAAGCTCATAGAATATCTACCACTTTCTATCGAATGTGTATTCACATTataatgttaaaactatttttaattttggttttggGTTTTTTCTGGTGTCGGAAGCATTGCGTTTTCTGCATCATTTCCCAAAGTCGGGGAAAATCGATCCAAATTAAATCCCTCTCGAGATTTAAAGTTTTGATAACTCCAAAATGCGTCCTACTTGAGCTGTCATCAGTCACTCACAGATCTTGGAATCTGCTCTTTGGGTGAATTAGGTGCTACCTACAAGAGCTTTTGTCATCGCTCTCGCATTTACAATATAAAACACTATACTTAATATGTAAGGAGTCCTAAAGAACCAGTTCTGTTTTGTTTCACGACTCTATAGATCGAAGTTTTCGCAAGATGGTCAACCAACCGAATTTAATTTCTTCTCAATTCGCCTAGTATCTGGATCTTCCAGATGCCCTTTTTGGGTCTTACGTGAATATCAagtcatttaaaagtaattttaaagtctTCACGAAAATTCTATTTCCATTCTGAGCTTTTTCTCAGTAACCCATTAATATTTATGGCTCTCAACACCGTGTCTTTTAGAGAAGGCATCTCCATTTCCGCAAAGGGTTCCTTTGTGATGTTGTTCATTGTTCAAACATAAAGGGATTTATTCTCTTCCAGTTCATATCTCACTCTTCTTCAAGTTTTcggaagaaatttttgatgaaattccaAAGCGCATATGCGTGGGCTGATGTTTGCAGCTATGTTgtgtttttgttgaatttttttggtTGTATATCTATTGACGCATTTTCGAAGTATCTTTGACTTTCCACTAATCTTTAAAAAGTGCTAGAAGTCATAGATATATTGTTCTTTCAATTTCAGGGTGTACTTTActatttaaaaagttacatttgTTCCTGTTTACCAACATCATACTACAAATATATCCAAGAagaatcttttctttctttcattaagtgagggcccctcaggggctcacctactataggtgaatACAGGTGTCCCAAttccgaggttcccagggatctttactcccttttaGTTCtctctcccctacgccttctgctgtctgcttgGCCCTTCTATCTCTCggcggcaagcgagggagctttccatgagaagctgtttcagctctgtttgcttcttgcttctcatgaaCAGCCAAAACCCCCCACGTGTTGGCCATGCATGGCGACCCATTAGATGGGTGGTGCACTgttggtcccctgtgcatcaatcggctggtaacTAGCCACCTGACTGGTtggtctgctagggatcaagcgaaggggtccccttctggggctctgcgttaagggtggtagacgttcctggaagtggcccttAGCGTATAGGTTCAAGCTAGCTCCAGGGTGGATACTGAGGCTGGGAATTCCCAGAGCCAgcaattgccttcccttgttgggctccgtggtgggtggtgccTGTCGGGGCCCGAATTTGAATTCCTCCttgtatggattttttttctagcGTCACTGAAGCAACATCAAACTCTCGATATTTTATCATGGATACAGATGAAACTTTTCATTCACTTTCTTCGTTCCTTGTTCATAAATTGATCCTGTCTACTATTGGTGAAGTATAGGATATTATAAAGATGCGTTCTGTTTATCTACTTATTCAAACGAAATCCAAAAAACAGGCAGATACTCTTAGTCAGCTAACTACTTTAGGCTCATGGCcagtaaaaatatatcttcattaGACATTAAATTTTCACGGGCGGTAATCTCAGAACAATCTCTTGTACAACACTCTGATGCAGAATTAGTGGAAGAATTACGATCCCAGGGGGTCTGTGCCGCTCGTCGCATTCACGTTCGACAGGACGGACGATTAATTCCCACAAAGCATGTTGTTGTCACTTTTAAGACACCTGTTCTCCCAAAATTTATACGTGCTGGATATTTACGTTGTAAAATTCGTCCATACATACCTAATCCTCTGAGATGTTATCAGTGTCAGAGGTATGGACACTCCGGACAAACAAGTCGTGGTAAAATGGTATGTGGCAAATGTTCCTCATTGGATCATGATACTAATGCATGCGATTCAGAAACATTGGAATGCCCTAACAGCGCATGTGCTCATCCAGCATCGTCTAAATTTTGCCCTAATTGGCAAATGGAGAAAGAAATTCTggccattaaaattaaaaataacacatcCTTTAGAGAAGCCCGCCAAATAGTTAATGATAGAACGTCCTAGTCCGGTGTATTGTATTCCTCTCTTTTAAAATCGAAACCGGAAAACACAAATGCCAGTTCATCTCAAACCAAAGAATTATTAACGGAGGTCGTTTGTCCTCCCCTCAAAAAATTATAACCTTTAAAAACCAATACAATACCGAcgaaaaaaatatcaactaaatcTTCCTATTATGTGTCTAAACTTGCAACGCCTGA is a genomic window containing:
- the LOC129959851 gene encoding uncharacterized protein LOC129959851, whose translation is MASKNISSLDIKFSRAVISEQSLVQHSDAELVEELRSQGVCAARRIHVRQDGRLIPTKHVVVTFKTPVLPKFIRAGYLRCKIRPYIPNPLRCYQCQRYGHSGQTSRGKMVCGKCSSLDHDTNACDSETLECPNSACAHPASSKFCPNWQMEKEILAIKIKNNTSFREARQIVNDRTS